The Candidatus Manganitrophus noduliformans genome window below encodes:
- a CDS encoding type II secretion system F family protein, whose product MPTFRYKARDKYGALFMGTFETHGKEAVAGHLDSLGYIPVAIEEEKPGISLTELLPQFERISSEDLIIFSRQLATLIGAGIPFMASFNALEEQTENPKLKKVIGQVQKEVEGGSTFADALAKHPKVFSQMYVSMVKAGETGGVLDEVLNRLAMLAEHDAETRARIKAATRYPKIVLIALVVAFVILVSFVIPKFSALYANYNVALPLPTQLMIGLNNIVHRHGLLILAAAIGSFWGFRKYINTPQGRLWWDGFKLKLPVFGPIFTKTALSRFARVFGTLTRSGLPILQTLEIVSETVGNVVIGRVVDNIRDSARQGRGIVQPMKVSKVFPPIVIQMVAVGEESGKMEEMMMKVSEYYDRDVEYAIKNLSSSLEPLLLAVIGVVVVFLALAIFMPWWNLINVFKGGR is encoded by the coding sequence ATGCCCACTTTTCGGTACAAAGCGAGAGACAAATACGGCGCCCTTTTTATGGGGACGTTCGAGACCCACGGCAAAGAGGCGGTCGCCGGCCATCTCGACAGTCTCGGCTACATCCCCGTTGCGATCGAGGAAGAAAAGCCGGGCATTTCTCTGACCGAGCTTCTTCCGCAATTCGAGAGGATCTCTTCCGAGGATTTGATCATCTTCTCCCGGCAGTTGGCGACGCTGATCGGCGCCGGGATTCCCTTCATGGCGAGTTTCAATGCGCTGGAGGAGCAGACGGAGAACCCGAAGCTGAAGAAAGTGATCGGCCAGGTCCAGAAGGAGGTGGAGGGAGGAAGCACTTTCGCCGATGCATTGGCGAAACATCCGAAGGTTTTCTCCCAGATGTATGTCAGCATGGTCAAAGCGGGAGAGACCGGCGGTGTGCTGGATGAAGTTCTCAACCGCCTGGCGATGCTGGCGGAGCATGACGCAGAAACCCGCGCTCGGATCAAAGCGGCGACGCGCTATCCAAAAATTGTTCTGATTGCCCTTGTTGTCGCATTTGTTATTTTAGTCTCTTTCGTTATTCCGAAATTTTCCGCTCTGTACGCCAATTATAACGTCGCACTGCCTCTCCCGACACAGTTGATGATCGGGCTTAATAACATCGTTCACCGACATGGACTCTTGATTCTTGCGGCGGCCATCGGGTCATTTTGGGGATTTCGAAAATATATCAATACCCCCCAAGGGCGGCTTTGGTGGGACGGCTTTAAGTTGAAGCTTCCGGTCTTCGGACCCATCTTCACTAAGACGGCCCTTTCCCGTTTTGCTCGGGTCTTCGGTACTTTGACCCGCTCCGGTCTCCCAATTTTACAGACGTTGGAGATCGTTTCAGAGACGGTGGGAAATGTGGTGATAGGACGCGTCGTCGACAATATCCGCGATTCGGCTCGACAGGGCCGCGGAATCGTCCAGCCAATGAAGGTCAGCAAGGTTTTTCCGCCGATTGTCATTCAGATGGTCGCCGTCGGTGAAGAGAGCGGCAAGATGGAAGAGATGATGATGAAAGTCTCGGAATATTACGATCGAGATGTGGAATATGCGATCAAAAATCTTTCGAGCAGCCTGGAGCCGCTGCTGCTGGCGGTGATCGGCGTCGTTGTTGTCTTTTTAGCGTTGGCAATCTTTATGCCTTGGTGGAACCTGATCAATGTGTTTAAAGGAGGCAGATAG
- a CDS encoding type IV pilin protein, translating into MKTLRNEKGFTLIELVMVIVILGIMAAVAIPQFTNLSNEANQAATNGVAGAMGSAMATNFAARTANNALGAAVDNCDDAETLLLGGAMAGYTVTAGAIAPGATATCTVTKDGTAPAVTATFMGVGIN; encoded by the coding sequence ATGAAGACGCTTCGAAATGAAAAGGGTTTTACACTCATTGAACTGGTTATGGTGATCGTGATCTTGGGAATTATGGCGGCGGTGGCGATTCCCCAATTTACCAATCTTTCGAACGAAGCAAATCAGGCTGCAACCAATGGTGTTGCTGGTGCAATGGGTTCGGCTATGGCAACGAATTTTGCCGCCCGCACGGCAAATAACGCATTAGGAGCTGCAGTGGATAATTGCGATGATGCGGAGACGCTCCTTCTCGGGGGAGCAATGGCTGGTTACACCGTGACGGCAGGGGCAATTGCACCCGGTGCAACAGCAACCTGTACGGTTACTAAAGATGGTACTGCCCCGGCTGTCACGGCGACTTTTATGGGGGTTGGGATCAACTAA
- a CDS encoding GspH/FimT family pseudopilin → MHQRGFTLVEVVIVLVLLGILAVVAIPRLGNMAGTRASATARKLQSDIAYAQSLAMTRNLPHRVYFNTAPAPANGYAVVNDANGNGNWGVDPGEYAIDPANPGANLSVTLNAGSYAGVTISGGSFAGTFVHFNTLGVPTAGGTVIVSGGGVPITVAVQPETGSVSIP, encoded by the coding sequence GTGCATCAGCGAGGCTTCACCTTAGTTGAGGTGGTCATCGTCTTAGTTCTCCTTGGCATCTTGGCCGTGGTGGCAATTCCGCGGTTGGGAAATATGGCGGGAACGAGGGCGTCGGCGACGGCCCGGAAGCTTCAATCGGACATCGCCTATGCCCAAAGTCTCGCCATGACCCGCAACCTGCCGCACCGGGTTTACTTCAACACCGCTCCCGCCCCTGCAAACGGGTATGCGGTGGTGAATGATGCGAACGGGAACGGGAACTGGGGCGTTGATCCGGGGGAGTATGCAATCGACCCGGCCAACCCCGGCGCGAATCTCTCGGTGACCCTCAATGCCGGAAGCTACGCGGGGGTGACGATCTCGGGGGGGAGCTTCGCCGGTACCTTTGTCCACTTTAATACACTCGGGGTGCCGACGGCAGGAGGGACAGTGATCGTCTCGGGGGGAGGGGTTCCCATAACGGTAGCTGTTCAGCCGGAAACGGGAAGTGTGAGTATTCCTTGA
- a CDS encoding prepilin-type N-terminal cleavage/methylation domain-containing protein translates to MKDRLPDGKTGATPRPSGKVVPVPGFNFANRAARGEAGFTLVELVLVIVLLGIVSAVAAVPLMEGARIFTSGEVRADLNNQGRLAVERMAREIRMARSRTAADLPGCCNAGTLSFVDLNGSAIAYTTAAGNTITRNGTALAAGDTVVLNFSYFQQDGSTPATLATQVWSIQIDLTVTKNSESQAYRVRVHPRNFV, encoded by the coding sequence GTGAAGGATCGCCTGCCGGACGGTAAAACTGGCGCAACACCGAGACCGAGCGGAAAGGTAGTGCCCGTTCCAGGTTTCAACTTTGCCAATCGTGCCGCGCGGGGCGAGGCCGGTTTTACCCTGGTCGAACTGGTCCTGGTCATCGTCCTTTTGGGAATTGTTTCGGCCGTCGCCGCCGTTCCGTTGATGGAAGGGGCGAGAATATTCACTTCCGGCGAGGTTCGCGCCGATCTGAATAACCAGGGACGGCTGGCCGTCGAGAGAATGGCGCGCGAGATCCGGATGGCGCGAAGCCGAACCGCCGCCGATCTCCCAGGCTGCTGCAATGCAGGAACGCTCAGTTTTGTAGACTTGAATGGGAGTGCCATCGCTTATACCACGGCGGCCGGCAACACCATTACACGAAACGGAACGGCATTGGCCGCGGGCGATACGGTTGTCTTGAATTTTTCATACTTTCAGCAAGACGGGTCAACCCCGGCAACCCTGGCAACGCAGGTTTGGAGCATTCAAATCGATCTGACCGTCACAAAGAACAGCGAATCGCAGGCGTATCGGGTTCGGGTTCATCCAAGGAATTTCGTATGA
- a CDS encoding MerR family transcriptional regulator: MKTSEVLHKIDIPRHKLYYLEQKGYVTPRRIPMGDLEAREYSQQDLLKIKFIWKYLSKGFKHKVAYEMAMEELNAGVGWGPGNAGGRN; encoded by the coding sequence ATGAAGACATCGGAAGTTTTACACAAGATCGATATTCCCAGACACAAGCTCTACTACTTGGAGCAGAAGGGATATGTCACACCCAGACGGATTCCGATGGGGGACCTTGAAGCCCGGGAGTACAGCCAACAGGATCTGCTCAAGATTAAATTTATCTGGAAATATTTAAGCAAAGGATTCAAACACAAGGTCGCTTACGAGATGGCCATGGAGGAGTTAAATGCCGGGGTCGGGTGGGGGCCAGGGAACGCAGGGGGGAGAAATTAA
- the pilM gene encoding type IV pilus assembly protein PilM, whose product MGWLPFRKPFWAIDIGASSVKVVRLSRTRQGIKLLDIGLKELPMEQEFRQENITAALDELIKEKKRPKAVINFSGQAPLIRYLTLPAMPKEELAEAVKWEAKKLVSIPMEEMILDFIIAGGRQERETKRYDLILVVADRSTLREQWAMMQRAGLDIVAIDVNPLSLLNTIRMSYGKELTGNFIYIDIGAAKTDMTILKDGVLRFTRRLEMGGEQITRRLEREMGLPYEEAEKLKREKGLGAEEGPQAIIKNEIDRFIVEIQRSIDYYRAQFREGVFKKVILMGGGALLPGFSDYFGSYFDAEMEIDDPLAEIIGTESVGAIRAIAPRFSSGIGLALRSHN is encoded by the coding sequence ATGGGATGGCTGCCATTTAGAAAGCCGTTTTGGGCCATTGATATCGGGGCGAGCTCGGTGAAGGTGGTCCGGCTCAGCCGGACGCGGCAAGGAATAAAGCTGCTCGATATCGGACTCAAAGAGCTTCCGATGGAGCAGGAGTTTCGGCAGGAAAATATCACCGCGGCGCTGGACGAGTTGATCAAAGAGAAAAAGCGGCCGAAGGCGGTCATTAATTTTTCCGGCCAGGCGCCTCTGATTCGATATTTAACCCTCCCCGCCATGCCGAAAGAGGAGCTTGCCGAGGCGGTGAAGTGGGAGGCGAAAAAGCTGGTCTCCATTCCGATGGAGGAGATGATCCTCGATTTCATCATCGCAGGGGGGCGTCAGGAGCGGGAAACGAAGCGATACGATTTGATTCTGGTCGTGGCGGACAGGAGCACCCTCCGCGAGCAGTGGGCGATGATGCAGCGGGCGGGGCTCGACATTGTCGCCATCGATGTGAACCCCCTCTCTCTGCTGAATACGATTCGGATGAGCTATGGGAAAGAGCTGACGGGGAATTTCATCTATATCGACATCGGCGCCGCGAAAACCGATATGACGATTTTGAAAGATGGTGTCCTGCGATTTACCCGGCGATTGGAAATGGGGGGGGAGCAGATTACACGCCGACTCGAACGGGAAATGGGCCTCCCGTATGAAGAGGCGGAAAAGCTGAAACGCGAAAAAGGGCTCGGCGCGGAAGAGGGGCCGCAGGCGATCATCAAAAATGAAATCGACCGGTTTATCGTAGAAATCCAGCGGTCGATCGATTATTACCGGGCTCAGTTCCGGGAAGGGGTCTTCAAAAAGGTGATCTTGATGGGGGGAGGGGCGCTTCTTCCAGGCTTCTCCGATTATTTTGGAAGTTATTTTGATGCCGAGATGGAAATTGATGATCCCCTTGCGGAGATCATCGGAACGGAATCGGTCGGCGCGATCCGGGCGATCGCCCCTCGCTTCTCGAGCGGGATCGGGCTGGCCCTCCGTTCTCACAATTAA